ATAACACAGCTGAAAATTGAGAACAACCCTTTTGCCAAGGGGTTCCGGGGCAGTGACGACAGTGACCTGCGCGTGGCCCggctgcagaggtggggctgctccggcctgggggtggggcgggtggACCGGGTGGCCCGTGTTCAAGCACAGGGACTCCGTAACCCTCAAGGTATCTCCACTCCCTTCCCGTGTCCCGCTGActgtcctcccctctcctccagcaaAGAATATCCCGTGATCTCCAAAAGCATAATGAGGCAGAGGCTCGTCTCCACCCAGCTGGCATCCAAGCCTGACGTCAGCCCCCTGCATGGGGCTCACCAGGCGCTCCAGCACTACCAGTACGAGAACGGGGCTCACATGCAGTTCGCTGCGGCTGAGCCCCAGGACCTTCCCCTCAACACCTTCCCAGCCCAGAGGGACTCCAGCCTCTTCTATCACTGCCTGAAAAGACGAGGTACCTCTCTCCTGCTCTAGAAGCCCTGGAGGGTCGGGGGGTGACACTCTCCCCACAGACACTCCCCACTGCACATGTGATCACGCatgggtgcacacacacacacacacacacacacacacacacacacctggttaTTGTGTGGCCTGGGAGAGCGAGCCTAAAGTGTTGGGGACCGTGGCCAGGCTCAGTGCAGGGATACGCTTCTTGCTTTCCACGCAGCCCTCCGAACCCTCACAGGCAGCTTGCGGCCTTGGTGTCCCCAGACACCGGTACCCCTCCCTGGCCCCAGGTGCTGCTTTCAGCGGGGTGGGCAGAGGACACGAGTCAGCCAGGCTCTGTCTCTAGGTGTGGGAGGAGGTGGAAGCGTCACAATCCCAAGGTTTCCACTTAGGGAGGCGACCTCCATCCTAACACAGGGAGTCCCCAGCACAGGCTCCCCACCACATCACACCAGATCTGCAAAGGCTTCTTGAAAGTGGCAGGGAGCTGTTGTGGATGCAGACTGGGGACCAGGAAGACAGGCAACAGACTTGTCCGTGCTGGCTTCTTTGTGAGGAAGAGGAGCCCTGAGCCGAGAACCAGATGTGCTCTGGTGCCAGGTCTCGATTTTTCCCTCTATAAAATATGAATGATCAGTGTTATTACACCAGAAGTCCTCACAGGGCCACTGAATTGTCTTGGGAATGAGTTTGGGGACTTTTGCTTGCAATCCAGAATGTTCTCTCAGCCCAGCTCCTAGGGACCAGCCAGGCAGGCCCCTGAGTACCCACCACACCAGGTCTAGTAGAACTAGTGACCTAGAGCAGGGGCTGGCAAACTGTGGCCTCTGGACCAAATCTGGcctgctgtctgtttttgttcagCCTGTGAGTCATAcaaaatggtttttacattttaaatagttgaaaaaagTCAAGACTCTTTCGTGATACATGAgcattatatgaaattcaaagttTGGTATCCATAAATAAAgtcttattggaacacagccaaacACATTTATTTACCTACTGTCTGTGGCCTCTTTCCTGTTGAGAATCCCTAGAGAAAACAGAAGGAGGGAGACCAAGACAAGCGACCCGACAAGTGTTCTTGAATTCGTTGAGTGGGCTGCCGCCCAAGTCCTCAGGCCTGGGTCATCCCTGTATCCCAGGGGAGCCCATGCTCGTCCAGAGACTCAAGCCCTCATGCTCGAGGATGTTGAAAGACACACATCCGTGGTTTGGAGCAGTTAATGTCACGTTTCCTGAGACACAGTATTAGCTTAGCCTTAAAAGTACTAGTCACCTTTTACTTATTAACAGCTCCATTTCTTAATTGTGTAAACGCTGTTATGTTGGAATCTGTGTAATTACAATCTGATGGGACTTCTTTGAACACACGTAGGGTTTACTTCCTCCTCTAAAAGCAATAGAAGCGTGCCTGTGAGTAGCTTTGTCTTGCTAAAGCCTTCCTGGGAGTGGAGGATTGAGGCCGAAGCATCGAGGCTTTACTTTTCTGGCTAATTCAGGCAGATGTAGCCTCCAGGCCCGGTTTGGGCTGGCAGTGGCTTGCACTTTCCTTGGCCAGGGTGGGCCTAGCCTAAGAGCGCCAGTGCACATTGAGGCCTCTTACCATCCCCAAGAGTCAGGGTGGCAAAGGATCAAAGCTATACACTGCCTGGCTAAACACATCACTCAGTGTCCAGTGATGCAGTGTGCCCCGTGGCCTTTGAGCGTGGTCCATGATCGGACCACTTCTTGGCTGCGGCCGCCTTTGAAAAGCTGTAGCTGATTAAAATGGTTCTGGGAGTGCCGTGGTAGCGTGGGGCGGTGGGGGCCCTGAATGACAAGGAAGGGCTGTCCTAGCGTCCATTTCGGGGCCCTGGGCTGGCGGAAATGGCTCTTCCTGAGGTTTCTTTGTCTTCCGGCAGACAGCGCCCGCCACCTGGACTTACCCTGCAAAAGATCTTATCTGGAAGCTCCCACTGCAGTGGGGGAGGATCATTATTTCCGGTCTCCCCCTCCCTACGACCAACAGATGCTGAGCCCCTCCTACTGCAGTGAGGTGACCCCACGAGAAGCCTGCATGTACTCAGGTTCAGGGACCGAGATCGCCGGTGTGTCCGGGGTGGACGACTTGCCCCCGCCCCCACTGAGCTGTAACATGTGGACGTCAGTGTCGCCGTACACGAGCTACAGCGTTCAGACCGTGGAGACTGTGCCTTACCAGTCCTTCCCCACGCACTTCACCGCCACCACTATGATGCCCCGGCTGTCCCCCATCTCGGCTCCGAGCTCCCAGCCGCCCGGAAGTGCCCACTTCAGCGTCTACAATCAGCTCTCACAGTCTCAGGTCCGAGAGCGAGAGCGGGGGCCCGGCGCCTCCTTCTCGAGGGAGCGCGGCTTCCCCGGCACCGGCACCGCGTGCGAGCGGAAGCCGCCCTCGCCGCACCTGAATGCTGCCAACGAGTTTCTCTACTCGCAGAGCTTCTCCTTGTCCCGGGAAGCCTCCTTACAGTATCATTCAGGAATGGGGACTGTCGAGAACTGGACTGACGGATGACTCTCAGGGCCCGCCCACAGCCCCAGTACCGGGTTGACCCAGCATTAACCTCTGAGGGTGGCGTGCACTACCAAGAAACACAGGAAGGTATCATAAAGGGTGGGGTGCGAGTGCGCGTGAGCGTTTCTTTGGAGGGCATCTATCTTCTGACATAAGACTGAGGCcatgacaaaggaaaaaacacactATCTCGGAAGTGATTTTGGCTGCAGGACCTGGATCCACTGTTATCTGATATCTCTTGACATGCCCATGGGTGGGATGGGAGTGGAGAGTTCAGGTGGTGAGGTCTCTCCCGCGGGGGAAGTCGGGGTGGGAGGGGTCTCTGCACATCTTAAGAGTCCTGGCCTTGCAAGGGAGCTGAGAATCTTGTTTTGGGAGCAGGAGGCCCATTCCTTTGGCTTCCGGAGATTCTGTGAGACCACCTGAGAGGTGGGCTCAGCTAAGCCACGAAGCCCTTCTGGGAGAGGAGCGCTGACTGCTCAGTTAGTGGCCCGGAAATTGATCCCCGGAGCTCTGAGGTCTGAGGGACAATTTTTAGAGAGAGAGTCATGGGCTAAGTGCCACCTGATGGGTATTAAAACATTGCTTTTTCCTTCAAGAGGAGGGAAAACACAACCAGTAGCATCTCTGGCATCATTCAGGTTTTCTTATAACGTACAAAGCCCTTCCCCCTCCGTCCCCAGTGTGCAGCCCCTCACCCTCTCTGGTGCACAAGACTCACCTCTCAGGCCCCATCTGCGTCCTACTGCGGCCAGTAGGAAGCGCACTTGACCTGGCAGTGTCCCCAGGAGACCACACTGGAGCTGCTGCCCAGCAGCTCTAGAGCCCGTTCTGCTCCCAGAAAATCCTCGCCTCTGGAGCAAGAAAGCCcaacaggaataaaaatgagaATTCAGAAGACATTCATTTCTTCCAGTGAATTCAGCCAGTGAGCTCAGAGGAGCAAGGATAATTCTTCTCCAGGGAGGTGGATCTCGTCCTCAGCTCAGCTCTTTAGCATTGGAAGTCACCAGACCATCCCTGTGGCTGGTGTGAACTCTGTAATCAAATTTGGGAAATCACTAAACTCTTTGCATGCTGAAtagctatttatatattatataaataaataaataaaataaaatatataaatatatatatctcacaaatGCAGGCCACATGTCCAATTCAGCTTTGCttttttacaaatgaataaacttaataaaatgaACATTGGAGAGGGTGTTTGGAAAGACAtctatttaaatctttattaCACATTTGAGGTTAAAAACAAAGAATGGTTTAGATAAAACGTAcagataaataattatatataaacacacacacactacagatTACACTTTATTAGAAGACACATTAGCTAACGGGATGTGGAACTTCACGTGTTTTGTTATATAGCatggacattttattttacatatcgGAACATAAAGCCATTTTACAACTGAGAAGTGTGTGGGTGCTCTTTACTCCTGACTTGTCATTTCCTGGCTCAGCAATGGTCTCTGCTTCCCCTTTGCTCATATATTTCCTCAAGGGTCAGGTGGAGCCCTTAGTGCCTCTGCGCATTTGTTCCACGGAGCCTCTGAGCTCAGAGTGAAGTCATTTAGGACCAACGGAGCAACTGTACCTTTGATCTCATGCTACTCCCCAGACGATGGACCTGGATTCCAGGGCCCGCAAAGACCCCAGACAGGCAGGGCAGACAGTACGCAAGGATCTGTCACCTTTTAGTAGTGGACGTGCAACCTGGTGGTTTGGGGGAGATGGGCTCCCAGGTGGGGAGTTCTTGGTGGGATTTGTGCAGCTACCTCAGAGAAGGAACTGAAGAGCAGGTTGGAGTCAGAGCCCAGGGCTTCCTGGAGCAAGCAGTCAGCTATGTGAGCCCATCAACCACCTGCACCCCCAGGGGAGGAATCCAGGCCTGGCAGAGACCTCCGCCTGTCTACCCCTCTGCCAGATCCCTGACGCTGGCCTCAAGATGGGGGTGGGATAAAAGGAGACAAAGTCCAGTCCAGGTTCACCCTCCTCGATGAGAAGAGAAGCTGGTGTCGGAAGGCATGTTGGGTCTCCCTCCTCACAACCCCTTGCCTCTTGCTCCCTCCCCTCATGGCTCCTTTTCCAAAGCTGCTCCCTGTCACCCACCATCTCCAGGAGCGAGCCATGAGAAGAGAAGGCAAGGGTAAGGGATGCCCTTTCAATCTGGTCCTCACCAGGATTAAGATTAGATTTCCTGCTGGGTAAAAAGTCAACCTTGTCTCCTGTTTCCCCAGGGTCCTGCCCTTGTGGCCCTGGGTTGCTCTCTGGCTGGACTCCTCCCTGCAGAAGGAGGCCAagctccttttttccctttgctgtcGGCTCCCACCTTGGGCTTGTTGGTCACAGAGAAAAACTTAACTTGGCTCAGGAGACAGGGAAGAGGGGGGTTCTTCCTAACCCACACCTGCactgctcttttctttctgggtgaAGACAGCATTCTGGGATACTCTATACCTTCTACAACCACGTGTAGGGGGCTGGGAGCTAGATGTATGTTCCCAGGCTCTCTCCAGACACACAGTTGCCTGACTTGGAGGTAAAGAAAGCCGCTTCTTAAGAGAGATGTTGTCTTTAGGCAGCCCGCTGCTTCCTACCAACTTTCTGGGAAGCATGAGGTCCGTGGGCTTCCCCAGCTGGACATGGCTAGAACAGGGCCTGCAGTGGGATTTGTGGAACTTTCCTGCCCCTCTGAATCAACAAGTCAATAAAAAGGGGGCACATGGGATACCCTGGAACAAAGGGCACCATTCAGTAGCGCCAACGGGTCATACATCATGGGGCCAGAAACCTGCCACATGAAAAGTGTCTGCTGCTGCTGTGCCCTGCCTGGGAAGGGAAATAAGAAACGATGAACGTTCAACTGTGAGCCATAGGCAGGCCGCccccagggctctgccctcagcccagggccaggccccTGGAGTAAGCTGGACTAGGCTCCCAGCCGCAGCTCAGCCACCCAGCTGCCCCTCCAGTGACAGAAGAGCCTGGAATAACCAAagggagaatgaaaagagaagctGGGTCAGACTGACAAATTgttaaaaaaccaaaccaactTCCAGCCTCCACTGGGCCTCAGGGGGTCAAGAGGCCTCGCCTCTCCCCACTAATGGAGCCTGCTGGAGGAGTAGCAGTCCCAGCCCTGCAGTGTCTTATCttacaacataaaattaaaaccCACTTAAAAGGCCGGAGGGCATGTTAACATTCCCCCTGCTGTCTAATTGAAGTAGTTCCCAGCGCAAAGGATTTCACTTGAAAGATGTCTCCCTCCAAGCCCGGGTTCTCCTGCTTGGCGGcccggggaagggggtggggagagacaggGCATCATTTCAAAAACCAGCAGGAACTTAGGCGGGAAAAGCAAGGGTCCTGTTGGCCGCCCGCACCCTACAGGCGGCAGGTGGCGTCGGCAAAGGTTAGGACAGGCTggattgttttgtattttttaaaaatctgcaaattCATTAACAGCTATGTCAGCAGAGGCCAGACTCCTGACAAGAAGGCCTGGTAATGATTCAAACGCGGTAAGCCCCACAGCAAAACCTGGCAGTTCCCGAGGCCAAGAGATTTCTATTCGGTCCCCCAACGACGCCCTCCTCCCTCCTATGCAAATATATTACAGGTCTCCAAGGCATACGGAATCAATCAGGGACATCCTGTAAAGGTGATGAACTTGCACTGGCCATCCTGAGTAATGGGAACCAGTCAGCCTGAAGCCCGCTGCGACTGAAAGCCAAGGTGACAGCTATTAAGCAATTGTGTGCAGAACAAAATGGCAAAGGGGCCGGGTAATCAATTCAATTTCGATGGGCAACCCAAGCAACTGCCGCGTCTGTCGCAGCTGATTAGAGAGGGCCCTGTTGGAGCTTTCAGTGCGAGCCCATCACAGATCAGAAACAGGCCCGGATGAAAAGGGAAAGACCCGTCACCCTGAGGAGCAGGCGATGAAGGACTCTGTTTTATGTGACggtgttcttccttctctccttgaaGAAAGAGTCGAAAAAAAGCCAGCAGTTTGGAGATTAGATAGTTTTCTTTTCAGCCATTTATCATTATGAAGGAAAGTAGACAGGGCAGGGGCAGAAAAATCTCCAGTGGGATTTCTGCGAAGTCTCACTAAGAAGGACCAGGTTTACACTTTGCCGCTCAAACAGCCCCTGCTTATTACCACAGCCTGACGGGGTCTGCAGAGCGTCCGGAGCCCCTCTTCTCTAACAAGAGCAAACAGGCCCCAGTGCTCTCAGGAGCACAGAAATTCTCCTGCAGAAACCCCAAACCGCCAAATTGTATCGTTTGTGAAAATTAAAGCCTGAGTTGGAAtcatggggagaggaggaaaatggGAAAGGGAAAGATGAGACAGGGTCATGCAAAGTCCCAGCTGGTTATGCCCGGCC
The genomic region above belongs to Phocoena phocoena chromosome 19, mPhoPho1.1, whole genome shotgun sequence and contains:
- the TBX4 gene encoding T-box transcription factor TBX4, coding for MLQDKGLSESEEAFRAPGSVLGEASAANAANAPEPALAAPGLSGAALGSPPGPGADIATAAAAEQTIENIKVGLHEKELWKKFHEAGTEMIITKAGRRMFPSYKVKVTGMNPKTKYILLIDIVPADDHRYKFCDNKWMVAGKAEPAMPGRLYVHPDSPATGAHWMRQLVSFQKLKLTNNHLDPFGHIILNSMHKYQPRLHIVKADENNAFGSKNTAFCTHVFPETSFISVTSYQNHKITQLKIENNPFAKGFRGSDDSDLRVARLQSKEYPVISKSIMRQRLVSTQLASKPDVSPLHGAHQALQHYQYENGAHMQFAAAEPQDLPLNTFPAQRDSSLFYHCLKRRDSARHLDLPCKRSYLEAPTAVGEDHYFRSPPPYDQQMLSPSYCSEVTPREACMYSGSGTEIAGVSGVDDLPPPPLSCNMWTSVSPYTSYSVQTVETVPYQSFPTHFTATTMMPRLSPISAPSSQPPGSAHFSVYNQLSQSQVRERERGPGASFSRERGFPGTGTACERKPPSPHLNAANEFLYSQSFSLSREASLQYHSGMGTVENWTDG